In Erinaceus europaeus chromosome 10, mEriEur2.1, whole genome shotgun sequence, one DNA window encodes the following:
- the LCN15 gene encoding lipocalin-15 yields MGSILLGQVLLLLCAYVTWAEVLLQLDFDAQKFSGLWYVVSMASDCKVFLGKKDHLLMSTRAVTARAEGDLDVHMEFPRPEGCSRVEAEYLRVGSQGHFKVPALGYLDVRVVETDYSSFAVIYIYKELEGALSTMVQLYSRTQDASPQALKAFQDFYPTLGLPEDMTVMLPKSDACSSGVQGDIPTTPEPHSGPSHGHPGAVDLITSSPQDPQHPPLS; encoded by the exons ATGGGGTCCATCCTGCTGGGCCAGGTCTTACTGCTGCTCTGTGCCTATGTGACTTGGGCTGAGGTCTTGCTGCAGCTGGATTTTGATGCCCAAAAG TTCTCAGGCCTGTGGTATGTGGTCTCTATGGCTTCCGACTGCAAAGTCTTCCTGGGCAAGAAGGACCACCTGCTGATGTCCACCAGAGCAGTCACTGCTAGGGCAGAGGGTGACCTGGATGTGCACATGGAGTTTCCAAG GCCTGAGGGCTGTTCCCGAGTAGAAGCTGAATACCTGAGGGTTGGCTCCCAGGGacatttcaaagtcccag CTCTGGGCTACCTGGATGTGCGTGTGGTGGAGACAGACTACAGTTCCTTTGCTGTGATCTACATCTACAAGGAGCTGGAGGGGGCCCTCAGCACCATGGTGCAGCTCTACA GCCGGACCCAGGACGCAAGCCCACAGGCTCTTAAGGCTTTCCAGGACTTCTATCCAACTCTGGGCCTGCCAGAGGACATGACTGTCATGCTGCCCAAATCAG ATGCCTGCTCCTCGGGGGTACAAGGAGACATCCCAACAACTCCAGAGCCCCACAGTGGCCCTTCCCAT GggcatcctggagcagtggaccTCATCACCTCAAGTCCTCAAGACCCACAGCACCCCCCACTCTCCTGA
- the TMEM141 gene encoding transmembrane protein 141, with translation MVNLGLSRVDDAVAARHPGLGEYAACQSRAFMKGVFTFVTGAGATLGLQMFFQRKLLYPFQWSVLVAVVTGSVASYWVTRVESQKCRDLWLFLEMDQPKDTSTDHRS, from the exons ATGGTCAACTTGGGCCTGTCCCGGGTGGATGACGCAGTAGCCGCCAGGCATCCG GGCCTAGGGGAGTATGCTGCGTGCCAGTCCCGCGCCTTCATGAAGGGCGTTTTCACGTTTGTCACAG GTGCTGGGGCGACCTTGGGCCTGCAGATGTTCTTTCAGAGGAAGCTTCTATACCCTTTTCAGTGGAGCGTGCTGGTAGCTGTGG TCACAGGTTCAGTGGCCAGCTACTGGGTGACCCGAGTGGAATCGCAGAAATGCAGAGATCTCTGGCTCTTCCTGGAGATGGACCAGCCCAAAGATACGAGCACAG ATCACCGCAGCTAG